From one Microbacterium sp. 10M-3C3 genomic stretch:
- a CDS encoding dioxygenase codes for MATGGKDREAREARERARLYQARQDFHAQQSRRRRRDNLVAGVVGGVIVLAAVGGQIAYATIGPGAPEPVPSSTPTPGGTPTPLPTDLPAPTPAESTPAPTP; via the coding sequence GTGGCCACGGGCGGCAAGGATCGCGAAGCGCGCGAGGCGCGCGAACGCGCACGGCTGTACCAGGCCCGTCAGGATTTCCACGCGCAGCAGTCGCGGCGTCGCCGCCGTGACAACCTGGTCGCCGGCGTGGTCGGCGGCGTCATCGTGCTCGCGGCGGTCGGCGGCCAGATCGCGTATGCGACGATCGGGCCGGGCGCTCCCGAGCCCGTGCCCTCCTCGACGCCGACCCCCGGCGGGACGCCGACTCCGCTGCCGACCGATCTGCCCGCGCCCACGCCCGCCGAGAGCACCCCGGCGCCCACGCCCTGA
- a CDS encoding replication-associated recombination protein A: MRPTSLDEVAGQGHLLSRGSPLVALASADTTPTSASVSVILWGPPGTGKTTLAQAIARSSGRRFVELSAITAGVKDVREVMQEALNQRDLYGQSTILFLDEIHRFTKAQQDALLPGVENGWVVLIAATTENPSFSVISPLLSRSLLLTLKPLGDDDLGLLVDRAVSDPRGLDGAVVLEPEARAALVRLASGDARRALTALEAAASVAADDASDGQTPTITAAHIAQAVDRALLRYDRQGDEHYDVTSAFIKSIRGSDVDAAMHYLARMIEAGEDPRFIARRLVISAAEDIGLADPQALQIAVAAADAVAFIGMPEGRIPLAEATAYLATTAKSNAVYTAIDAAIADVRAGGFGRVPVHLRDAHYPGAKRLGHGKGYVYPHDLDVGVATQQYLPDELQGRRYYAPTNRGVERDIAARVEKIRRILDGD; the protein is encoded by the coding sequence ATGCGGCCGACCTCCCTCGACGAGGTCGCCGGGCAGGGCCACCTGCTGAGCCGCGGGTCGCCGCTGGTCGCGCTCGCGTCCGCCGACACGACCCCCACGAGCGCGTCGGTGTCGGTGATCCTGTGGGGTCCGCCCGGAACCGGCAAGACGACGTTGGCCCAGGCGATCGCTCGCTCGTCCGGGCGCCGGTTCGTCGAGCTGTCGGCGATCACGGCGGGTGTCAAGGACGTGCGCGAGGTGATGCAGGAGGCGCTGAACCAGCGCGACCTCTACGGGCAGTCGACGATCCTCTTCCTCGACGAGATCCACCGCTTCACGAAGGCGCAGCAGGATGCGCTGCTGCCGGGCGTCGAGAACGGCTGGGTCGTGCTCATCGCCGCGACGACGGAGAACCCGTCGTTCTCGGTGATCTCGCCGCTGCTGTCCCGCTCGCTGCTGCTGACGCTGAAGCCCCTCGGCGACGACGATCTCGGGCTGCTCGTCGACCGGGCCGTGAGCGACCCGCGCGGGCTCGACGGCGCGGTCGTGCTCGAACCCGAGGCGCGCGCCGCACTCGTCCGGCTGGCGTCGGGTGACGCGCGGCGCGCCCTGACGGCCCTCGAGGCGGCCGCATCCGTCGCGGCCGATGACGCCTCCGACGGCCAGACGCCCACGATCACCGCCGCGCACATCGCCCAGGCCGTCGACCGCGCGCTGCTGCGCTACGACCGGCAGGGCGACGAGCACTACGACGTGACCAGCGCGTTCATCAAGTCGATCCGGGGCTCCGACGTGGATGCGGCGATGCACTACCTCGCCCGCATGATCGAGGCCGGCGAGGATCCGCGCTTCATCGCGCGGCGCCTCGTGATCTCCGCGGCGGAGGACATCGGACTGGCGGATCCGCAGGCTCTGCAGATCGCAGTGGCCGCCGCCGACGCGGTCGCCTTCATCGGCATGCCCGAGGGGCGCATCCCGCTCGCCGAGGCGACCGCCTATCTCGCGACGACCGCCAAGTCGAACGCGGTCTACACGGCCATCGACGCGGCGATCGCCGACGTGCGCGCGGGCGGCTTCGGCCGCGTCCCCGTGCACCTGCGCGACGCCCACTATCCCGGTGCCAAGCGCCTCGGTCACGGCAAGGGATACGTCTATCCGCACGACCTGGACGTCGGCGTCGCGACGCAGCAGTACCTTCCCGACGAGCTTCAGGGGCGCCGTTACTACGCCCCCACGAACCGCGGCGTCGAGCGCGACATCGCCGCGCGGGTGGAGAAGATCCGTCGCATCCTCGACGGCGACTGA
- the rpsD gene encoding 30S ribosomal protein S4: MATKSQDRRKVRLSRALGVALTPKAARYLEKRPYAPGEHGRTKRKADSDYAVRLREKQRLREQYGIREKQLRIAFNEARRTDGLTGENLVELLEMRLDALVLRSGFARTTAQARQLVVHRHILVDGQLVDRPSFRVKPGQLIHVKQKSEGLEPFQVAAAGGHAEVLPPVPGYLEVDLSTLQARLVRRPKRAEVPVTCDVQLVVEYYAAR; the protein is encoded by the coding sequence GTGGCTACGAAGTCCCAGGACCGCCGCAAGGTCCGTCTGTCGCGCGCGCTCGGCGTCGCGCTGACCCCGAAGGCCGCCCGCTACCTCGAGAAGCGTCCCTACGCTCCGGGCGAGCACGGCCGCACCAAGCGCAAGGCCGACAGCGACTACGCCGTCCGTCTGCGTGAGAAGCAGCGTCTGCGCGAGCAGTACGGCATCCGCGAGAAGCAGCTGCGCATCGCGTTCAACGAGGCCCGTCGCACCGACGGCCTGACGGGTGAGAACCTCGTCGAGCTGCTCGAGATGCGCCTGGACGCCCTCGTGCTCCGCTCGGGCTTCGCCCGCACCACGGCGCAGGCGCGCCAGCTCGTCGTGCACCGCCACATCCTCGTGGACGGCCAGCTCGTCGACCGCCCGTCGTTCCGCGTGAAGCCGGGCCAGCTCATCCACGTCAAGCAGAAGAGCGAGGGTCTCGAGCCCTTCCAGGTCGCCGCCGCCGGCGGGCACGCCGAGGTGCTGCCCCCCGTCCCCGGCTACCTCGAGGTCGACCTCTCCACGCTGCAGGCGCGTCTCGTGCGTCGCCCCAAGCGTGCCGAGGTGCCGGTCACGTGTGACGTGCAGCTCGTCGTCGAGTACTACGCGGCGCGCTAA
- a CDS encoding DUF349 domain-containing protein, whose translation MTADAETPDAATPEVARPVPATPASVRPAAPRPGAVASGSDASGSDASGSDAGWGRVEDDGTVSVREGEEWRVVGQYPDGSPQEALAYFERKYADLASEVTLLEVRARRGGASAADLRSTAETLRGRVVDAAAVGDLAALRDRLDALTGTLAEATEAESAAAKEAVEEAVRERTTIVEAAEALAARDPQHVQWKQVSAEMSALFDRWQKHQSDGPRLPRSQSQQLWRRFRDARATVDKHRREFYASLDQTHKAARDAKTRLVERAEALAPRGEEAIGTYRDLLDEWKRAGRAGKKVDDALWARFKAAGDALYGARAEREAADAEASQEKIQAKRALLAEAAPIVDERDLARARSLLTGIQRRWDEVGRIHPRETERSLDDELRKIEQSVRTREDADWKRNNPETKARANDMTRQLTDAIDKLESELADAESRGDARAAAAAREALEARKAWLRAVGG comes from the coding sequence GTGACTGCCGACGCAGAGACTCCCGACGCCGCGACCCCTGAGGTCGCGCGCCCCGTTCCCGCGACACCGGCCAGCGTGCGCCCCGCCGCGCCGCGCCCCGGTGCGGTCGCCTCCGGCTCGGACGCCTCCGGTTCGGACGCCTCCGGCTCGGACGCAGGATGGGGCCGCGTCGAGGACGACGGCACCGTGTCGGTGCGCGAGGGCGAGGAGTGGCGCGTCGTCGGCCAGTACCCCGACGGCTCCCCCCAGGAGGCCCTGGCCTACTTCGAGCGCAAATACGCCGACCTGGCATCCGAGGTGACCCTGCTCGAGGTGCGCGCGCGCCGCGGGGGCGCGTCCGCCGCCGACCTTCGCTCCACCGCGGAGACGCTCCGCGGCCGCGTCGTCGACGCCGCCGCCGTCGGCGACCTCGCTGCGCTCCGCGACCGGCTCGACGCCCTCACGGGCACGCTCGCCGAAGCGACCGAGGCCGAATCCGCGGCCGCGAAGGAAGCGGTCGAGGAAGCGGTGCGCGAGCGCACCACGATCGTCGAGGCGGCAGAGGCCCTCGCGGCCCGCGACCCGCAGCACGTGCAGTGGAAGCAGGTCTCGGCAGAGATGTCCGCCCTCTTCGACCGGTGGCAGAAGCACCAGTCGGACGGCCCGCGCCTCCCCCGCTCGCAGTCCCAGCAGCTGTGGCGCCGGTTCCGCGACGCCCGCGCGACGGTCGACAAGCACCGCCGCGAGTTCTACGCGAGCCTGGATCAGACGCACAAGGCCGCCCGCGACGCGAAGACCCGCCTCGTCGAGCGTGCCGAAGCACTCGCCCCGCGCGGCGAGGAGGCGATCGGCACGTACCGCGATCTCCTCGACGAGTGGAAGCGCGCGGGGCGCGCCGGCAAGAAGGTCGACGACGCGCTGTGGGCGCGGTTCAAGGCCGCCGGCGACGCCCTGTACGGCGCCCGCGCCGAGCGTGAGGCCGCCGACGCCGAGGCGTCGCAGGAGAAGATCCAGGCCAAGCGCGCGCTGCTGGCCGAGGCGGCTCCGATCGTCGACGAGCGCGACCTCGCGCGCGCCCGCTCGCTGCTGACGGGCATCCAGCGCCGCTGGGACGAGGTCGGCCGCATCCACCCGCGCGAGACCGAGCGGTCGCTGGACGACGAGCTGCGCAAGATCGAGCAGAGCGTCCGCACGCGCGAAGACGCGGACTGGAAGCGCAACAACCCCGAGACCAAGGCGCGCGCCAATGACATGACGCGTCAGCTGACCGATGCGATCGACAAACTCGAGTCCGAGCTGGCCGACGCGGAGTCCCGTGGCGACGCGCGTGCCGCAGCCGCCGCGCGAGAAGCGCTCGAGGCGCGGAAGGCGTGGCTGCGCGCGGTCGGAGGCTGA